From a single Candidatus Izemoplasmatales bacterium genomic region:
- a CDS encoding MaoC family dehydratase — MNRKTIETLRVGDTASLSKSFTEADVAGFAAVSGDHNPAHMDEAYAKDTVFGARIVHGMLVGSLFSAILGTELPGLGSIYTHQTLKFTKPVYLGDAVTATVTVRELIPEKNRVILDTVAVNQKGETVIVGEAVIMPPKGE, encoded by the coding sequence ATGAATCGAAAGACGATCGAAACCCTGCGCGTGGGCGACACCGCGTCGCTCTCGAAATCGTTTACGGAAGCGGACGTCGCCGGTTTCGCGGCGGTGTCGGGCGACCATAATCCCGCCCACATGGACGAAGCGTACGCGAAGGACACGGTCTTCGGCGCGCGCATCGTCCACGGCATGCTCGTCGGCTCGCTCTTCAGCGCGATCCTCGGCACCGAGCTGCCCGGGCTCGGCAGCATCTACACCCACCAGACGCTCAAGTTTACGAAGCCGGTCTATCTCGGCGACGCGGTCACCGCGACGGTGACGGTGCGCGAGCTGATTCCGGAGAAGAACCGCGTGATCCTCGATACGGTCGCGGTCAACCAGAAGGGCGAGACGGTGATCGTCGGCGAAGCCGTGATCATGCCGCCGAAGGGGGAATAG
- a CDS encoding nucleoside deaminase translates to MNKYMKTAIREAEKGIAVNDGGPFGAVVVKDGKIVAKGHNRVVVSHDPTAHGEIVAIRRASKKLGTFDLSGCELYSTAEPCPMCLWAIYWANIGNVYYGCTVADTEKIGFRDMEFYKMSKKALQQKMTMIDRDECLSLFDQYNRLEAKTNY, encoded by the coding sequence ATGAACAAGTACATGAAGACCGCGATCCGCGAAGCCGAAAAGGGCATCGCGGTCAATGACGGCGGGCCGTTCGGCGCCGTCGTCGTGAAGGACGGGAAGATCGTCGCCAAGGGCCACAACCGCGTCGTCGTCTCGCACGACCCGACCGCCCACGGCGAGATCGTCGCGATCCGCCGCGCCTCGAAGAAGCTCGGCACCTTCGACCTCTCGGGATGCGAACTCTACAGCACCGCCGAGCCCTGCCCGATGTGTCTCTGGGCGATCTACTGGGCGAACATCGGGAATGTCTACTACGGCTGCACCGTCGCCGACACCGAGAAGATCGGTTTCCGCGACATGGAGTTCTACAAGATGTCGAAGAAGGCGCTCCAGCAGAAGATGACGATGATCGACCGCGACGAATGCCTTTCGCTTTTCGACCAGTACAACCGGCTCGAAGCCAAGACGAACTACTGA
- a CDS encoding NADP-dependent malic enzyme, producing MADKSEALLLHERLRGKIEVAPRIEIADRATLSLAYTPGVAEPCLLIQKDPDLSYLYTRRHNTVAVITDGTAVLGLGDIGPEAGMPVMEGKALLFKTFGDVDAIPLCVRSKDPDEFVRCVSLLAGSFGGINLEDISAPRCFEIERRLKAICDIPVFHDDQHGTAVVVGAALRNALRVVGKDLASVRVVVNGAGAAGTAIAEFLLDLGVGDVIACDRLGILFHGDPALSQAHKALAAKTNRRGLRGTLRDALHGADVFIGVSVPGCVDAAMVRSMNPGAIVFPLANPIPEITRYEALAAGAAVVGTGSSKHPNQINNLLCFPGIFRGALDVRARDIDAGMMVAASLAIADSVPLEILSPESVIPSPLDGTVHARVAAAVRAAAIRSGVARAPYDPDALR from the coding sequence ATGGCCGACAAGTCCGAAGCGCTCCTGCTCCACGAACGGCTGCGCGGGAAGATCGAGGTCGCACCCCGGATCGAGATCGCCGACCGCGCCACCTTGTCCCTCGCCTACACCCCCGGCGTCGCCGAACCGTGCCTTCTGATCCAGAAGGATCCCGACCTTTCCTACCTCTACACCCGCCGCCACAACACCGTCGCCGTGATCACCGACGGCACCGCCGTCCTCGGCCTCGGCGACATCGGCCCCGAGGCCGGGATGCCGGTGATGGAGGGCAAGGCGCTCCTTTTCAAGACCTTCGGCGACGTCGACGCGATTCCGCTCTGCGTCCGTTCGAAGGATCCCGACGAGTTCGTGCGATGCGTTTCCCTCCTCGCCGGCAGCTTCGGCGGGATCAACCTCGAGGACATCTCCGCCCCGCGCTGTTTCGAGATCGAACGGCGCCTGAAAGCGATCTGCGACATCCCCGTCTTCCACGACGACCAGCACGGCACCGCCGTCGTCGTCGGCGCCGCCCTGCGAAACGCCCTTAGGGTCGTCGGAAAGGACCTCGCGTCCGTCCGCGTCGTCGTGAACGGCGCCGGTGCGGCCGGCACCGCGATCGCGGAGTTTCTGCTCGACCTCGGCGTCGGCGACGTGATCGCCTGCGACCGCCTGGGGATCCTCTTTCACGGCGACCCCGCGCTCTCCCAAGCCCACAAGGCGCTTGCCGCGAAGACCAACCGCCGCGGACTCCGGGGGACGCTTCGCGATGCGCTCCATGGCGCCGATGTCTTCATCGGCGTGTCCGTGCCCGGATGCGTCGATGCCGCGATGGTGCGCTCGATGAACCCGGGTGCGATCGTCTTTCCGCTCGCCAATCCGATTCCCGAGATCACCCGCTACGAAGCCCTCGCCGCCGGTGCCGCGGTCGTCGGCACCGGCAGTTCGAAACATCCCAACCAGATCAACAACCTCCTCTGCTTCCCCGGCATCTTCCGCGGCGCGCTCGACGTCCGCGCCCGCGACATCGACGCCGGGATGATGGTGGCCGCATCGTTGGCGATCGCCGATTCCGTCCCGCTCGAAATCCTCTCCCCGGAATCCGTCATCCCCTCGCCGCTCGACGGAACCGTGCACGCCCGCGTCGCCGCGGCCGTCCGCGCGGCGGCGATCCGTTCCGGCGTCGCCCGCGCCCCGTACGATCCGGACGCGCTCCGCTGA